A part of Triplophysa dalaica isolate WHDGS20190420 chromosome 17, ASM1584641v1, whole genome shotgun sequence genomic DNA contains:
- the btbd17a gene encoding BTB/POZ domain-containing protein 17, with protein sequence MAQLLVNGMPVQIYLMFVMLAAVSHKQLVHGAGLRAEGLLEGTTEVISHSQGLVARLESLLVLGNDSDISLRVETVDADEVKVIQAHTLVLSLQSPVFDAMLRNRNGSTLVLREMAECTAVFDKFIRYLYCGELSLQLDQAAPLHRLATKYGISSLQQGLTQYMSQNLASDSLGGHVVGWFQYATSLGDTVLRDNCLQFLSWNLSSVLQSAEWLSVSVELLMTLLQRSDLVLKSELELFEALEIWLTRNDPDNLTAENALRLVRYAMIPPRELFRLQRHSPVLERHHESVRDLLYMAYQFHSASPLQLAKFFDVNCSLFVPRIYLSPVWGSQWIISNPARDDRSSSFQTQMGPSGFDSSKRVTWNALFSPRWLPLSLRAMYTEQGAMQPPRTDGGNGAGRPRIIITPATSSADFAGVSFQKTVLISTKKQGKLVVRHVFSFHQSTEEVDFLSDVDLQNRTSEYLVDGALYLHIIVKPIYQTIIATKK encoded by the exons atgGCTCAACTGCTGGTGAATGGGATGCCTGTCCAAATCTACCTGATGTTCGTGATGTTGGCCGCCGTGTCCCATAAGCAACTTGTCCATGGAG CAGGTCTGAGGGCAGAAGGGCTTTTAGAGGGCACCACGGAAGTGATCAGTCACTCTCAGGGGCTCGTGGCACGTCTGGAGAGCCTTCTGGTGCTGGGGAACGACAGTGACATTTCTCTGCGTGTGGAAACCGTGGATGCAGATGAGGTCAAGGTGATCCAAGCCCACACGCTGGTGCTGTCACTGCAAAGCCCGGTGTTTGACGCCATGCTCAGAAACCGCAATGGCAGCACGTTAGTTCTGCGAGAAATGGCGGAATGTACTGCTGTGTTTGATAAATTCATCAG ATATCTGTATTGTGGTGAGCTCTCACTGCAGTTGGACCAGGCCGCACCGCTTCACAGACTGGCTACCAAGTATGGCATTTCCAGCCTCCAGCAAGGACTAACCCAGTATATGAGCCAGAACTTGGCCAGCGATTCTCTCGGTGGTCATGTGGTGGGTTGGTTCCAGTATGCCACATCGCTTGGCGACACAGTGTTGAGAGACAACTGCCTTCAGTTTTTGTCATGGAATCTGTCATCTGTGCTTCAGAGTGCAGAATGGCTGTCGGTTAGCGTGGAACTGCTGATGACCCTGTTGCAGCGCTCTGACCTAGTCCTCAAGAGCGAGCTAGAGCTGTTCGAAGCCCTCGAAATCTGGCTCACTCGGAATGACCCGGACAACCTGACTGCTGAGAACGCCCTTCGCCTGGTGCGCTATGCCATGATCCCTCCCCGAGAACTCTTTCGCCTGCAACGGCATTCTCCTGTCCTGGAGCGTCACCACGAGTCAGTGCGCGATCTGCTTTACATGGCGTACCAGTTCCACTCGGCATCACCGCTTCAGTTGGCCAAGTTCTTCGATGTGAATTGCAGCCTCTTTGTGCCACGCATCTATCTCTCGCCCGTATGGGGCTCCCAGTGGATCATTAGTAACCCGGCGCGGGATGACCGCAGCAGCAGTTTCCAGACGCAGATGGGCCCGAGTGGTTTCGACTCCAGTAAGCGAGTGACGTGGAACGCCCTGTTCTCACCCCGTTGGCTCCCTCTAAGCTTGCGGGCCATGTACACAGAACAGGGTGCCATGCAGCCACCGCGCACTGATGGAGGAAACGGTGCCGGCCGGCCTCGTATCATCATTACACCTGCTACTTCCAGTGCCGATTTTGCAGGCGTGAGCTTCCAGAAGACTGTGCTCATCTCGACTAAAAAGCAGGGCAAACTGGTGGTGCGGCATGTGTTCAGCTTCCACCAAAGCACGGAGGAGGTGGACTTCCTGTCTGATGTGGACCTGCAGAATCGCACATCTGAGTACCTGGTGGATGGAGCGCTGTACTTGCACATCATTGTAAAGCCCATATACCAGACAATCATAGCAACCAAGAAATGA
- the gpr142 gene encoding probable G-protein coupled receptor 142: MIDWHNGTVPSHREDERSVEERSKCVLAYLPVIYYSALLCIGLPVNILTLVALSRLAVRTQKSLYVYLLALTGSDILSQLFIIFVGFLLETAVFHRDVPVLLLRSVNMLEFAANHASIWATVPLTVDRYVALCHPLLHRQISFPARARRIIAVVLTLALASGVPFFWWSDMWRVSRPPNTLDAALIWTHVTIIYFLPCSIFLLLNSLIILRLRNRQRKHMCQEDTGQQLALPSKLGKTTVMLLAVTSVFAVLWAPRTGVVLYHLYVSSVYRDWRVHLAYDLANMIAMLNTAVNFFLYCFVSKPFRAAVRGVLLFRGAHLHPRRPLHHQRTPVNASTSSIYSSTKRSQREVAPLSPKSVQITMYSA; this comes from the exons ATGATTGACTGGCACAATGGCACGGTGCCCAGCCACCGGGAGGATGAGCGCAGCGTTGAGGAGAGGTCCAAGTGTGTGCTGGCTTACCTCCCTGTCATCTACTACAGCGCTCTCTTGTGTATAGGACTGCCAG TGAACATCCTGACATTAGTGGCTCTCTCCCGACTGGCTGTTCGGACCCAGAAATCGCTCTATGTGTATCTTTTGGCTTTGACTGGCTCCGACATCCTCAGTCAGCTCTTCATCATCTTCGTGGGCTTCCTACTGGAAACGGCCGTATTCCACCGAGATGTCCCCGTGCTGCTGCTCCGGTCGGTCAACATGCTGGAGTTCGCCGCAAACCACGCCTCTATCTGGGCCACCGTACCTCTCACTGTCGACCGCTACGTTGCTTTGTGTCACCCGTTGCTACACCGGCAGATAAGCTTTCCGGCACGTGCCCGGCGGATCATTGCTGTGGTGCTCACATTAGCCTTGGCATCCGGCGTGCCTTTTTTTTGGTGGTCGGACATGTGGAGGGTCAGCCGCCCGCCTAACACATTGGATGCCGCCCTGATTTGGACTCATGTGACTATTATCTACTTTCTTCCATGCAGCATCTTCCTACTGCTAAACTCATTGATTATCCTAAGGCTTCGTAATAGGCAGAGGAAGCACATGTGCCAAGAGGACACCGGGCAGCAGTTGGCATTGCCAAGCAAGCTGGGTAAAACCACAGTTATGCTGTTGGCAGTCACTTCTGTGTTTGCCGTACTTTGGGCACCTCGTACCGGAGTGGTACTCTATCATCTCTACGTGTCATCGGTGTACAGAGATTGGCGCGTGCATCTCGCGTACGACCTTGCCAACATGATAGCCATGCTAAACACTGCTGTGAATTtctttttgtactgttttgTCAGCAAGCCCTTTAGAGCAGCGGTGAGGGGCGTTCTGTTGTTCCGGGGAGCACATTTGCACCCTCGCCGGCCTCTGCATCACCAGCGCACCCCTGTCAACGCCTCAACCTCCTCAATTTACAGCAGCACCAAACGTTCACAGAGGGAGGTCGCTCCACTCTCCCCAAAAAGTGTGCAAATTACTATGTACAGTGCTTAA
- the gprc5c gene encoding G-protein coupled receptor family C group 5 member C isoform X3, with amino-acid sequence MYPPDPYALQTNDVLWCHPIKGLKTMDRLAFKSLPLLLIVCVLPGAVTQTSTPKGCGSDVSSLYYNLCDLSATWGIVVESFAAAGLVSALVLLIVMLASLPFVKSRKWRRALGLHVFFLIFTFGLFALTFAFIVGKNFATCATRRFLFGVLFAGCFSCLLMQAVRLNILARRNSGPRGWVWCLGALGLWLVEVIINSEWLIITIVRYPTNTTGPLTPATAVPCNIANQDFVMALIYVLNLLLAVVVASIPIFAGKHKRWFKDGALILVLGLFSVGIWVAWIVMYVYGNSKHGVPTWDDPTLAIALVSNAWVFLLLHTVPAACSLSEDDDTTAEEDLYPSRGYETILKEQSAQSVQSIYVENKAFSVDEPNTGNKPVSPYSGYNGQLRSCVYQPTELAIMTKGPGNGNFYRRPQ; translated from the exons atgtacccaccagatccctacgctctgcaaacgaacgacgtcttgtggtgccatcccataaag GGGCTAAAAACGATGGATCGCCTCGCCTTCAAATCCCTTCCTTTACTTCTCATTGTTTGCGTCCTACCCGGAGCAGTGACGCAGACCTCGACCCCCAAGGGCTGCGGCTCTGATGTGAGCTCTCTGTATTACAACCTCTGCGACCTGAGTGCCACCTGGGGCATCGTAGTGGAGTCATTCGCCGCCGCTGGTTTGGTGTCCGCCCTGGTCCTTCTGATCGTGATGCTGGCCAGCCTTCCTTTTGTGAAAAGCAGAAAGTGGCGTAGAGCACTGGGTCTTCATGTGTTTTTCCTCATCTTCACGTTCGGACTGTTTGCCCTCACGTTCGCCTTTATCGTGGGGAAGAACTTCGCCACGTGCGCGACCCGCCGTTTTCTGTTCGGCGTGCTGTTCGCCGGCTGCTTCTCCTGCCTTCTCATGCAAGCCGTGAGGTTGAACATCCTGGCCAGGCGGAACTCGGGGCCCAGAGGGTGGGTTTGGTGCTTGGGTGCTCTCGGTCTTTGGCTGGTGGAAGTTATCATCAATTCTGAATGGCTCATCATCACGATTGTACGATACCCTACTAACACCACCGGACCCCTGACTCCTGCGACAGCGGTTCCCTGTAACATTGCCAACCAGGATTTTGTCATGGCTCTTATATATGTGCTAAATCTTCTGTTAGCCGTCGTGGTAGCATCCATACCGATATTTGCAGGTAAGCACAAGCGCTGGTTCAAGGACGGAGCCCTCATACTGGTCCTGGGACTGTTCTCGGTGGGCATCTGGGTGGCTTGGATTGTCATGTACGTGTATGGAAACTCAAAGCATGGTGTGCCAACGTGGGATGACCCCACCTTGGCAATAGCGCTGGTGTCGAACGCATGGGTGTTTCTGCTGCTTCACACTGTGCCGGCGGCGTGTAGCCTGAGTGAGGACGATGACACAACTGCTGAGGAAGATCTGTACCCTAGCAGAGGGTACGAAACTATTCTGAAGGAACAAAGTGCACAGAGTGTACAGAGCATATATGTGGAAAATAAGGCATTTTCTGTGGATGAGCCCAACACAG GTAATAAGCCCGTGTCCCCATACAGTGGCTATAATGGTCAACTCCGAAGTTGTGTGTACCAGCCGACAGAGCTCGCCATCATGACCAAAGGACCAGGAAAT GGAAATTTCTATAGAAGACCCCAGTGA
- the gprc5c gene encoding G-protein coupled receptor family C group 5 member C isoform X1 yields MYPPDPYALQTNDVLWCHPIKGLKTMDRLAFKSLPLLLIVCVLPGAVTQTSTPKGCGSDVSSLYYNLCDLSATWGIVVESFAAAGLVSALVLLIVMLASLPFVKSRKWRRALGLHVFFLIFTFGLFALTFAFIVGKNFATCATRRFLFGVLFAGCFSCLLMQAVRLNILARRNSGPRGWVWCLGALGLWLVEVIINSEWLIITIVRYPTNTTGPLTPATAVPCNIANQDFVMALIYVLNLLLAVVVASIPIFAGKHKRWFKDGALILVLGLFSVGIWVAWIVMYVYGNSKHGVPTWDDPTLAIALVSNAWVFLLLHTVPAACSLSEDDDTTAEEDLYPSRGYETILKEQSAQSVQSIYVENKAFSVDEPNTGNKPVSPYSGYNGQLRSCVYQPTELAIMTKGPGNQQMESYDKIPRASTGTPMQDQNRPTSPSAHVDDMRQIYSNGNFYRRPQ; encoded by the exons atgtacccaccagatccctacgctctgcaaacgaacgacgtcttgtggtgccatcccataaag GGGCTAAAAACGATGGATCGCCTCGCCTTCAAATCCCTTCCTTTACTTCTCATTGTTTGCGTCCTACCCGGAGCAGTGACGCAGACCTCGACCCCCAAGGGCTGCGGCTCTGATGTGAGCTCTCTGTATTACAACCTCTGCGACCTGAGTGCCACCTGGGGCATCGTAGTGGAGTCATTCGCCGCCGCTGGTTTGGTGTCCGCCCTGGTCCTTCTGATCGTGATGCTGGCCAGCCTTCCTTTTGTGAAAAGCAGAAAGTGGCGTAGAGCACTGGGTCTTCATGTGTTTTTCCTCATCTTCACGTTCGGACTGTTTGCCCTCACGTTCGCCTTTATCGTGGGGAAGAACTTCGCCACGTGCGCGACCCGCCGTTTTCTGTTCGGCGTGCTGTTCGCCGGCTGCTTCTCCTGCCTTCTCATGCAAGCCGTGAGGTTGAACATCCTGGCCAGGCGGAACTCGGGGCCCAGAGGGTGGGTTTGGTGCTTGGGTGCTCTCGGTCTTTGGCTGGTGGAAGTTATCATCAATTCTGAATGGCTCATCATCACGATTGTACGATACCCTACTAACACCACCGGACCCCTGACTCCTGCGACAGCGGTTCCCTGTAACATTGCCAACCAGGATTTTGTCATGGCTCTTATATATGTGCTAAATCTTCTGTTAGCCGTCGTGGTAGCATCCATACCGATATTTGCAGGTAAGCACAAGCGCTGGTTCAAGGACGGAGCCCTCATACTGGTCCTGGGACTGTTCTCGGTGGGCATCTGGGTGGCTTGGATTGTCATGTACGTGTATGGAAACTCAAAGCATGGTGTGCCAACGTGGGATGACCCCACCTTGGCAATAGCGCTGGTGTCGAACGCATGGGTGTTTCTGCTGCTTCACACTGTGCCGGCGGCGTGTAGCCTGAGTGAGGACGATGACACAACTGCTGAGGAAGATCTGTACCCTAGCAGAGGGTACGAAACTATTCTGAAGGAACAAAGTGCACAGAGTGTACAGAGCATATATGTGGAAAATAAGGCATTTTCTGTGGATGAGCCCAACACAG GTAATAAGCCCGTGTCCCCATACAGTGGCTATAATGGTCAACTCCGAAGTTGTGTGTACCAGCCGACAGAGCTCGCCATCATGACCAAAGGACCAGGAAAT CAACAGATGGAGTCATATGACAAAATTCCACGAGCGTCTACAGGCACACCCATGCAAGACCAGAACCGTCCCACCAGCCCCTCGGCACATGTTGATGATATGAGACAAATATACTCCAAT GGAAATTTCTATAGAAGACCCCAGTGA
- the gprc5c gene encoding G-protein coupled receptor family C group 5 member C isoform X2 produces MDRLAFKSLPLLLIVCVLPGAVTQTSTPKGCGSDVSSLYYNLCDLSATWGIVVESFAAAGLVSALVLLIVMLASLPFVKSRKWRRALGLHVFFLIFTFGLFALTFAFIVGKNFATCATRRFLFGVLFAGCFSCLLMQAVRLNILARRNSGPRGWVWCLGALGLWLVEVIINSEWLIITIVRYPTNTTGPLTPATAVPCNIANQDFVMALIYVLNLLLAVVVASIPIFAGKHKRWFKDGALILVLGLFSVGIWVAWIVMYVYGNSKHGVPTWDDPTLAIALVSNAWVFLLLHTVPAACSLSEDDDTTAEEDLYPSRGYETILKEQSAQSVQSIYVENKAFSVDEPNTGNKPVSPYSGYNGQLRSCVYQPTELAIMTKGPGNQQMESYDKIPRASTGTPMQDQNRPTSPSAHVDDMRQIYSNGNFYRRPQ; encoded by the exons ATGGATCGCCTCGCCTTCAAATCCCTTCCTTTACTTCTCATTGTTTGCGTCCTACCCGGAGCAGTGACGCAGACCTCGACCCCCAAGGGCTGCGGCTCTGATGTGAGCTCTCTGTATTACAACCTCTGCGACCTGAGTGCCACCTGGGGCATCGTAGTGGAGTCATTCGCCGCCGCTGGTTTGGTGTCCGCCCTGGTCCTTCTGATCGTGATGCTGGCCAGCCTTCCTTTTGTGAAAAGCAGAAAGTGGCGTAGAGCACTGGGTCTTCATGTGTTTTTCCTCATCTTCACGTTCGGACTGTTTGCCCTCACGTTCGCCTTTATCGTGGGGAAGAACTTCGCCACGTGCGCGACCCGCCGTTTTCTGTTCGGCGTGCTGTTCGCCGGCTGCTTCTCCTGCCTTCTCATGCAAGCCGTGAGGTTGAACATCCTGGCCAGGCGGAACTCGGGGCCCAGAGGGTGGGTTTGGTGCTTGGGTGCTCTCGGTCTTTGGCTGGTGGAAGTTATCATCAATTCTGAATGGCTCATCATCACGATTGTACGATACCCTACTAACACCACCGGACCCCTGACTCCTGCGACAGCGGTTCCCTGTAACATTGCCAACCAGGATTTTGTCATGGCTCTTATATATGTGCTAAATCTTCTGTTAGCCGTCGTGGTAGCATCCATACCGATATTTGCAGGTAAGCACAAGCGCTGGTTCAAGGACGGAGCCCTCATACTGGTCCTGGGACTGTTCTCGGTGGGCATCTGGGTGGCTTGGATTGTCATGTACGTGTATGGAAACTCAAAGCATGGTGTGCCAACGTGGGATGACCCCACCTTGGCAATAGCGCTGGTGTCGAACGCATGGGTGTTTCTGCTGCTTCACACTGTGCCGGCGGCGTGTAGCCTGAGTGAGGACGATGACACAACTGCTGAGGAAGATCTGTACCCTAGCAGAGGGTACGAAACTATTCTGAAGGAACAAAGTGCACAGAGTGTACAGAGCATATATGTGGAAAATAAGGCATTTTCTGTGGATGAGCCCAACACAG GTAATAAGCCCGTGTCCCCATACAGTGGCTATAATGGTCAACTCCGAAGTTGTGTGTACCAGCCGACAGAGCTCGCCATCATGACCAAAGGACCAGGAAAT CAACAGATGGAGTCATATGACAAAATTCCACGAGCGTCTACAGGCACACCCATGCAAGACCAGAACCGTCCCACCAGCCCCTCGGCACATGTTGATGATATGAGACAAATATACTCCAAT GGAAATTTCTATAGAAGACCCCAGTGA